A genomic region of Deinococcus humi contains the following coding sequences:
- a CDS encoding NYN domain-containing protein, translating to MMEQTPRIALFIDGANVYAAAKRLGWNFDHRKILDHFAAHGTLYNAFYYTAVPMPTDDKQRRFTDALTYMGYTVRTRPLRESTDEHGDSSRRASLDIEIVTDLLTTTELYDTAVLLTGDGDFERPVEVLRARGKRVIVASIPEMTSYELRNAADLYVDLGDLRSQIERPGYRLPSEQRGPETRAAETRPFYLTAALADHDER from the coding sequence ATGATGGAACAGACACCACGAATTGCACTTTTTATTGATGGAGCCAATGTTTACGCGGCGGCCAAGCGGCTGGGCTGGAATTTCGACCACCGCAAGATTCTGGACCATTTCGCCGCGCATGGCACCCTCTACAACGCTTTTTATTACACCGCGGTGCCCATGCCCACCGACGATAAGCAGCGCCGCTTCACCGATGCGCTGACCTACATGGGCTACACCGTCCGCACCCGTCCGCTGCGCGAGAGCACCGACGAGCACGGTGATTCCTCCCGCCGCGCCAGCCTGGACATCGAGATCGTCACCGACTTGCTGACCACCACAGAGCTTTACGACACCGCCGTGCTGCTGACCGGCGACGGGGATTTCGAGCGCCCGGTGGAGGTGCTGCGCGCGCGCGGCAAGCGGGTGATCGTCGCCAGTATTCCCGAGATGACCAGTTACGAGCTCCGCAACGCCGCCGACCTGTACGTGGACCTGGGTGACCTGCGCTCCCAGATCGAGCGCCCCGGCTACCGCCTGCCCAGCGAGCAGCGCGGACCGGAAACCAGGGCGGCCGAAACCCGTCCCTTCTATCTGACCGCCGCGCTGGCCGACCACGATGAGCGCTGA
- a CDS encoding DUF309 domain-containing protein, producing the protein MFSAADQQAFEEGAALFNQGRWWHAHEAWEGPWLTAAGQDRAFLQALILLAAALHRRWHYGSLTHRNFHKAVKYLDTLPDEYGGVQLDRLRAEVWDALHTPDVLPQLPRVP; encoded by the coding sequence ATGTTCTCAGCCGCCGATCAGCAGGCGTTCGAGGAAGGTGCGGCCCTGTTCAACCAGGGCCGGTGGTGGCACGCCCACGAGGCCTGGGAGGGGCCGTGGCTGACGGCAGCGGGCCAGGATCGCGCCTTCCTACAGGCCCTGATTCTGCTGGCGGCGGCCCTGCACCGGCGCTGGCACTACGGCAGCCTGACCCACCGCAACTTTCACAAGGCCGTGAAGTATCTCGATACCCTGCCCGATGAATACGGCGGCGTTCAGCTGGACCGGCTGCGCGCCGAGGTCTGGGACGCCCTGCATACCCCGGACGTCCTGCCCCAGCTTCCACGCGTCCCTTGA
- the trxA gene encoding thioredoxin, with translation MKPLELTDSNFNNEIASGLTLVDFWAPWCGPCRIIAPVIEELAGQYEGRVKIGKVNVDENPVTQGQYRVMSIPTLILFKDGQPVEGVVGAQPKRAFETLLDKHIGTAGQAASGNVVSAN, from the coding sequence ATGAAGCCTTTGGAACTGACCGACTCTAACTTTAATAACGAAATCGCCAGCGGACTGACCCTGGTGGATTTCTGGGCCCCCTGGTGTGGCCCCTGCCGTATCATCGCCCCCGTGATCGAGGAACTGGCCGGACAGTACGAGGGCCGCGTCAAGATCGGCAAGGTCAACGTGGACGAGAACCCCGTGACCCAGGGCCAGTACCGTGTGATGAGCATTCCCACGCTGATCCTGTTCAAGGACGGCCAGCCGGTGGAGGGCGTGGTGGGCGCGCAGCCCAAGCGGGCCTTTGAAACCCTGCTGGACAAGCACATCGGCACCGCTGGGCAGGCGGCCAGCGGCAACGTCGTCAGCGCCAACTGA
- a CDS encoding RBBP9/YdeN family alpha/beta hydrolase, producing the protein MTPTLIIVPGLGDSGPQHWQTLWQHKFGAERVRQDDPENPVPEVWAARLHEVIGATPGELVLVAHSAGVATVAHWARLSGGEDRDRVRGALLVAPADPEQAGMAELHPELLALAPLPLEELPFPALLVYSENDPYCTPERAELLAEAWGAAAVSAGESGHLNVDSGHGDWPDGEILLSEALHAWTPPAVVRF; encoded by the coding sequence ATGACCCCCACCCTGATCATCGTGCCTGGCCTGGGCGACAGCGGCCCGCAGCACTGGCAGACGCTGTGGCAGCATAAGTTCGGTGCCGAGCGCGTGCGGCAGGATGATCCAGAAAACCCGGTGCCCGAAGTCTGGGCTGCCCGCTTGCACGAGGTCATTGGGGCCACACCGGGGGAACTCGTGCTGGTGGCGCACTCGGCAGGGGTGGCGACGGTGGCCCACTGGGCGCGCCTGTCCGGCGGGGAGGACCGGGACCGGGTGCGTGGGGCGTTGCTGGTGGCCCCCGCCGATCCGGAGCAAGCGGGCATGGCCGAGCTGCATCCCGAACTTCTGGCGCTGGCCCCGCTCCCCCTGGAAGAGCTGCCCTTCCCTGCGCTGCTCGTCTATAGCGAGAACGATCCGTACTGCACCCCGGAACGCGCTGAGCTCCTGGCCGAGGCCTGGGGCGCTGCCGCCGTCTCTGCGGGTGAGTCGGGGCACCTCAACGTGGACAGCGGACACGGCGACTGGCCGGACGGCGAGATTCTGCTCAGCGAGGCCCTGCACGCCTGGACCCCGCCCGCTGTCGTCCGGTTCTGA
- a CDS encoding roadblock/LC7 domain-containing protein, translating to MIAALMDVRGVRHALLVGHTGEVIAQVGIEDGQLNGDVGLVAAGRAVIGSLQSQMNSDSWQEMVLDVDSGPVLLTPHGDQVLLTAFDDVSNLGRVRFAVRKLLGLA from the coding sequence GTGATCGCCGCGCTGATGGATGTGCGCGGGGTCCGGCATGCCCTGCTGGTTGGCCACACGGGAGAGGTCATTGCCCAGGTGGGCATTGAGGACGGGCAGCTCAACGGCGACGTGGGCTTGGTGGCTGCTGGCCGTGCGGTGATCGGCAGCCTGCAGAGTCAGATGAACAGCGACTCATGGCAGGAGATGGTCCTGGACGTGGACAGCGGCCCGGTGCTGCTGACCCCCCACGGCGATCAGGTGCTGCTGACCGCCTTCGACGACGTGTCCAATCTGGGCCGCGTGCGTTTCGCAGTTAGGAAGTTGCTGGGGCTGGCCTGA
- a CDS encoding roadblock/LC7 domain-containing protein, producing the protein MKLDALTNIPGVIASALVGPDGLSIESNGDGGEVLAAELASLRTSLDRMGRRLGSGEVTRLGFTSDRIEVVALAVGDWMMGAALVRSSDTRSAQQALAKLALEVDSLPRVDRS; encoded by the coding sequence GTGAAACTTGATGCCCTGACCAACATTCCTGGGGTGATCGCCAGTGCCCTGGTCGGTCCTGATGGCCTGTCCATCGAGTCCAATGGCGACGGCGGCGAGGTGCTGGCCGCCGAACTGGCCTCGCTGCGGACCAGTCTGGACCGCATGGGCCGCCGCCTGGGCTCCGGCGAGGTCACCCGCCTGGGCTTCACCAGTGACCGGATTGAGGTGGTGGCGCTGGCGGTGGGCGACTGGATGATGGGCGCGGCGCTGGTCCGCAGCAGCGACACCCGCAGTGCCCAGCAGGCCCTGGCGAAGCTGGCGCTGGAAGTCGACAGCCTGCCACGCGTGGACCGCTCGTGA
- a CDS encoding roadblock/LC7 domain-containing protein yields MLAHLTQLVKDVDGAWAAAIGGLDGLLIEGHAITDTDLNLLIAEHAGLLQASANAYMQTLNAGQPREMYLRGERLSVYLQPIRTDYFLLLALDARSNLGQARLYGREAARKLEGTL; encoded by the coding sequence ATGCTTGCTCACCTCACCCAACTGGTCAAAGACGTGGACGGCGCGTGGGCCGCGGCCATCGGTGGGCTTGACGGCCTGCTGATCGAGGGCCACGCCATCACCGACACGGACCTCAACCTCCTGATCGCCGAACACGCCGGACTGCTTCAGGCGTCCGCAAACGCCTACATGCAGACCCTGAATGCCGGACAACCCCGCGAGATGTACCTGCGCGGCGAACGCCTGAGCGTGTACCTGCAGCCCATCCGCACCGACTACTTTCTGCTGCTTGCCCTGGACGCCCGCAGCAATCTGGGTCAGGCCCGCCTGTATGGTCGTGAGGCTGCCCGCAAGCTGGAGGGGACGCTGTGA
- the gyrA gene encoding DNA gyrase subunit A has product MTGIHPVDITSEVKTNFINYAMNVIVDRALPDVRDGLKPVQRRIMYAMMLEGLYSNQKHAKSASVVGEVMKKYHPHGDSSIYDAMVRLGQWWNIRYPLVHPQGNFGSIDGDPPAAMRYTEARMTKVAEEVLADLEKETVDNKPNYDETTVEPSVLPSAVPNLLINGATGIAVGMATNIPPHNLTEISNGLLAMIDKPEITLDEMMEHVQGPDFPTGGRISKTGIREAYATGHAGLKVRGKARIEEKNGRNQIIISEIPYQVNKTNLIQTISAMYKAGKIPDISALRDESDRKDPVRIVVELKRGAIPTLVLNQLYKYTQLQGTFTVINLSIVNGEPRVLPLVDTMRYFLTHRQDVVTRRTAYDLKKAEERAHILEGLLKALDDIDEVIARIRASNTSAEARDALMQRFTLSEIQAQAILDMRLQRLVGLEREKIQAEYDELSVTIARLRSILGDEKLLWREIKKEIRDVRDRYGDERRSTISILEDDISKEDLIAVEDMVITMTKAGYLKRTNLTSYREQKRGGRGSSGGKLREEDINTRVFVGSTHDFLLFFTDQGRVFHEKIYDLPEAGRDAKGTHIRNLLPGLRDDENIASVLSVKSFEERGCFIFATRKGVVKKTMITDYGNITSAGLIAINLQSDDELIGVGIVQDDDHVVLATRNGKAMRFQSAEVRDTGRATQGVIGIRLREGEDDAVVSMALVPGGDDTSELLSVSECGLGKRTPVGDYPAKGRGGMGVITLDVTDKTGRLVTLARVAGDEELMVLTEKGTVIRTRVEEVRVTGRNAQGVKVINIGDKDSVISAFPIRREDEV; this is encoded by the coding sequence ATGACTGGAATTCATCCTGTTGACATCACCAGCGAAGTCAAGACCAATTTTATCAATTACGCCATGAACGTGATCGTGGACCGTGCGTTGCCCGACGTGCGCGACGGCCTCAAGCCGGTGCAGCGACGGATCATGTACGCCATGATGCTCGAGGGCCTGTACTCCAACCAGAAGCACGCCAAGTCCGCTTCTGTGGTGGGCGAGGTCATGAAGAAGTACCACCCACACGGCGACTCCAGCATCTATGATGCGATGGTGCGCCTCGGTCAGTGGTGGAACATCCGCTACCCTCTGGTCCATCCACAGGGCAACTTCGGCAGCATTGACGGTGACCCGCCTGCCGCCATGCGCTACACCGAGGCCCGCATGACCAAGGTGGCCGAGGAAGTCTTGGCGGACCTCGAAAAAGAGACGGTGGACAACAAGCCCAACTACGACGAAACCACCGTCGAACCCAGCGTGCTGCCCTCGGCAGTGCCCAATCTGCTGATTAACGGCGCCACCGGCATTGCCGTAGGCATGGCCACCAACATCCCGCCCCACAACCTGACCGAGATCAGCAACGGCCTGCTGGCGATGATCGACAAGCCGGAGATCACCCTGGACGAGATGATGGAACACGTTCAGGGTCCTGACTTCCCCACCGGGGGCCGCATCAGCAAGACGGGCATCCGTGAGGCCTACGCCACTGGACACGCCGGGCTGAAGGTGCGCGGCAAGGCCCGTATCGAGGAAAAGAACGGGCGCAACCAGATCATCATTTCCGAGATTCCGTATCAGGTGAACAAGACCAACCTGATCCAGACCATCTCGGCAATGTACAAGGCGGGCAAGATTCCCGATATTTCCGCCCTGCGCGACGAATCGGACCGCAAGGACCCGGTGCGGATCGTGGTGGAACTCAAGCGCGGCGCGATTCCCACCCTGGTGCTCAATCAGCTTTACAAATACACCCAACTCCAGGGCACGTTCACGGTCATCAACCTGAGCATCGTGAATGGCGAGCCGCGCGTGCTGCCGCTGGTGGACACCATGCGCTACTTCCTGACCCACCGTCAGGACGTGGTGACGCGCCGCACCGCCTACGACCTGAAGAAGGCCGAGGAACGCGCTCACATCCTGGAAGGGCTGCTCAAGGCGCTGGACGACATTGATGAAGTGATTGCCCGCATCCGCGCCAGCAACACCAGCGCCGAGGCGCGTGACGCCCTGATGCAACGCTTCACGCTGTCTGAGATCCAGGCGCAGGCGATTCTGGATATGCGCCTGCAGCGCCTAGTGGGGCTGGAACGCGAGAAGATCCAGGCCGAGTATGACGAGCTGAGCGTGACCATCGCGCGCCTGCGCTCCATCCTGGGTGACGAGAAACTGCTGTGGCGTGAAATCAAGAAGGAAATTCGCGACGTCCGTGACCGTTACGGCGACGAGCGGCGCAGCACCATCTCCATCCTGGAAGACGACATCTCCAAGGAAGACCTGATCGCCGTCGAGGACATGGTGATCACCATGACCAAGGCCGGCTACCTGAAGCGCACCAATCTGACCTCATACCGTGAGCAGAAGCGCGGCGGGCGTGGGTCCTCCGGCGGCAAGCTCCGCGAGGAGGACATCAACACCCGGGTCTTTGTGGGCAGCACGCACGACTTCCTGCTGTTCTTCACCGACCAGGGCCGCGTTTTCCACGAGAAGATCTACGACCTGCCGGAAGCGGGGCGCGACGCCAAGGGCACGCACATCCGCAACCTGCTGCCCGGCCTGCGCGACGACGAGAACATCGCCAGCGTGCTGAGCGTGAAGAGCTTTGAGGAGAGAGGCTGCTTTATCTTCGCCACCCGCAAGGGCGTGGTCAAGAAGACCATGATCACCGACTACGGCAATATTACCTCTGCGGGACTAATCGCCATCAACCTCCAGAGCGACGACGAGTTGATTGGCGTGGGTATTGTGCAGGACGACGATCACGTGGTGCTGGCGACGCGCAACGGCAAGGCCATGCGCTTCCAGAGCGCTGAAGTCCGTGACACCGGACGCGCCACTCAGGGCGTGATTGGCATCCGCCTGCGCGAGGGCGAGGACGACGCGGTGGTCAGCATGGCCCTCGTTCCGGGCGGTGACGACACCAGCGAACTGCTCTCCGTCAGCGAGTGCGGTCTGGGCAAGCGGACCCCGGTGGGCGACTACCCGGCCAAGGGACGCGGCGGCATGGGCGTGATCACGCTGGACGTGACCGATAAGACTGGCCGGCTGGTCACGCTGGCGCGCGTTGCGGGCGACGAGGAGCTGATGGTCCTGACCGAGAAGGGCACAGTCATCCGCACCCGTGTGGAAGAAGTGCGCGTCACCGGACGCAACGCCCAGGGTGTCAAGGTCATCAACATCGGCGACAAGGACAGCGTGATTAGCGCCTTCCCGATCCGCCGCGAGGACGAGGTCTGA
- a CDS encoding helix-turn-helix domain-containing protein produces MTQTQLNSAARTFVDTVTYRPGAVILYPGKSDMLYRVASGLVRVHTMDDDGNGLTLRYVKPGEYFGEEALAGVNRAYFAEAVTDSSIDVINPALMSAEDNLVVTTHLVKTLERAYESIYRLVGKRLRARIAGELLELKDTALATQTENGETMIYATHDELAAAVGSVRETVTKVVGELSREGVISAGYGKITLKNEKALATIAAA; encoded by the coding sequence ATGACCCAGACCCAACTGAACTCCGCTGCCCGCACCTTCGTCGACACTGTGACCTACCGCCCCGGCGCTGTGATCCTGTATCCCGGCAAGAGCGACATGCTGTACCGCGTTGCTAGTGGGCTGGTGCGCGTCCATACCATGGACGATGACGGCAACGGCCTGACCCTGCGCTACGTCAAACCTGGTGAGTACTTCGGCGAGGAAGCTCTGGCCGGCGTGAACCGGGCATACTTCGCAGAGGCGGTGACTGACAGCAGCATTGACGTGATCAACCCCGCCTTGATGAGCGCCGAGGATAACCTGGTCGTGACCACCCATCTGGTCAAGACGCTGGAACGCGCTTACGAGAGCATCTACCGCCTGGTGGGCAAGCGCTTGCGCGCCCGGATCGCTGGCGAGCTGCTGGAGCTGAAGGACACCGCCCTGGCCACCCAGACGGAGAACGGCGAGACCATGATCTACGCCACCCATGACGAACTGGCCGCCGCTGTCGGCAGCGTGCGCGAGACCGTCACCAAGGTGGTGGGCGAGCTGAGCCGCGAGGGCGTGATCAGCGCGGGTTACGGCAAGATCACCCTGAAGAACGAGAAGGCTCTAGCGACTATCGCCGCTGCATAA
- the sdaAA gene encoding L-serine ammonia-lyase, iron-sulfur-dependent, subunit alpha — MTTLEALMNAPAPASAWVLERDCQETGLEPQDIRDEMARRIREMRDSIERGLNSSAKSITGMVGWNAKGLWEAPDALNAPLIRRVQAYAMAVNEENARMGRIVAAPTAGSAGTIPGALLGVADHLGISDDRLVDPMILAAGVGKAISKRMFISGAAGGCQAEIGSSAAMAAAAVVELLGGTPRAAVQAASMALMNTIGLVCDPVGGYVEVPCVSRNAFYAVHAVSAAQLALAQLESFIPPDEVLGAMASVGRMMPAELRETAEGGLAQTPTGLAVTARMEGKSEEGGTGMIELPMA; from the coding sequence ATGACGACCCTTGAAGCCCTGATGAATGCACCTGCTCCTGCCTCAGCCTGGGTGCTGGAGCGCGACTGTCAGGAGACCGGGCTGGAGCCGCAGGATATCCGCGATGAGATGGCACGGCGCATCCGCGAAATGCGCGACAGCATTGAGCGCGGGCTGAACAGCAGTGCCAAAAGCATCACCGGCATGGTGGGCTGGAACGCTAAGGGCCTATGGGAAGCGCCGGACGCCCTGAATGCTCCCCTGATCCGTCGCGTGCAGGCTTACGCTATGGCCGTCAACGAGGAGAATGCGCGCATGGGCCGCATTGTCGCCGCGCCCACGGCGGGCAGTGCGGGGACCATTCCCGGCGCGCTCCTGGGCGTGGCCGACCACCTGGGCATCTCCGACGACAGACTGGTCGATCCCATGATTCTGGCCGCTGGCGTGGGCAAGGCTATCAGCAAGCGGATGTTCATTTCCGGCGCGGCGGGCGGCTGTCAGGCCGAGATCGGCTCCAGTGCCGCCATGGCTGCTGCCGCTGTTGTCGAATTGCTGGGAGGCACGCCCCGCGCCGCCGTTCAGGCGGCCAGCATGGCCCTGATGAACACCATTGGTCTGGTCTGTGATCCGGTGGGCGGCTACGTGGAGGTGCCCTGCGTCAGCCGAAATGCCTTCTACGCCGTCCATGCCGTCAGCGCGGCGCAGCTGGCGTTGGCGCAACTGGAATCGTTTATTCCCCCTGACGAGGTCCTGGGGGCCATGGCCTCTGTAGGCCGCATGATGCCCGCCGAACTGCGCGAAACGGCAGAAGGGGGGCTGGCACAGACACCCACCGGGCTGGCCGTGACAGCAAGAATGGAGGGGAAGAGCGAAGAGGGCGGAACGGGGATGATCGAATTGCCGATGGCCTGA
- a CDS encoding pseudouridine synthase — MSAERLQKRLARAGVASRRAAEELIRAGRVQVNGVVASLGQTVTDADDIRLDGQLLDTGAVQKITYALYKPRGYVTTASDEYGRKNVLDAMPNVPGLHPIGRLDRDSEGLLLLTTDGGLTLTLTHPRYGHEKAYRAWTHGDAPPTQAELDQLLKGVMLEDGLATAISATPATDGAFITLGEGRKRQVRRMLEAIGHPVGRLMRYRVGGYWLGNLDVGEYAELNERDLHGLLNPDTIPAQIWEAKWDLMERRWG, encoded by the coding sequence ATGAGCGCCGAGAGACTGCAAAAGCGGCTGGCCCGCGCCGGGGTGGCCTCGCGCCGCGCCGCAGAGGAGCTGATCAGGGCGGGGCGGGTTCAGGTCAACGGTGTGGTGGCTTCCCTGGGCCAGACGGTCACGGATGCCGACGACATTCGGCTCGATGGGCAGTTGCTGGATACGGGGGCGGTGCAAAAAATCACCTACGCCCTGTACAAGCCGCGCGGCTACGTGACCACTGCCAGCGACGAGTACGGGCGGAAGAACGTGCTCGACGCCATGCCGAACGTTCCCGGCCTGCATCCCATCGGGCGGCTGGACCGGGATTCCGAGGGGCTGCTGCTGCTGACCACCGACGGCGGCCTCACGCTGACCCTAACCCACCCGCGCTACGGCCACGAAAAGGCCTACCGCGCATGGACGCATGGCGACGCGCCGCCGACGCAGGCTGAGTTGGATCAACTGCTGAAAGGTGTGATGCTGGAAGACGGTCTGGCCACTGCGATTAGCGCCACGCCTGCGACTGACGGCGCATTTATCACGCTGGGCGAGGGGCGCAAGCGTCAGGTGCGCCGCATGCTGGAGGCTATCGGCCACCCGGTGGGCCGCCTGATGCGCTACCGCGTGGGTGGGTACTGGCTCGGCAATCTGGATGTGGGCGAATACGCTGAGCTGAACGAACGTGACCTGCATGGGCTGCTGAATCCGGACACCATTCCGGCACAGATCTGGGAGGCCAAGTGGGACCTGATGGAGCGGCGCTGGGGGTAG
- the truB gene encoding tRNA pseudouridine(55) synthase TruB has product MPVIAVDKPLHLTSHDVVNRARRARKTKRVGHTGTLDPLATGVLVLAVDDSTKVVQFMEADSKDYLAWISLGAGTPTLDAEGPLNETVEVTALDANEIRGVLSQFTGPQKQVPPQYSAIQVGGQRAYAVARAGGELALPARDVTIHSLELLGVYPCVQAAPRTFDPQGWNPAETGLIFTLPEALGEFPTLLLRASVGSGTYLRSLARDVGAALGLPAHLSGLVRTRVGRYSLADAVRLEDLETAFGLSDLDALDFPHIEADGQLARELRQGKRPQRPEVGRHVVTLGGELVAVVDGDGERLKVVRAWA; this is encoded by the coding sequence ATGCCCGTGATTGCCGTCGACAAACCGCTGCATCTGACCTCGCACGACGTGGTGAACCGCGCCCGCCGTGCCCGCAAGACCAAACGGGTGGGCCACACCGGCACCCTGGACCCGCTGGCGACGGGAGTGCTGGTGCTGGCCGTGGACGACAGCACCAAGGTGGTGCAGTTCATGGAGGCTGACAGCAAGGACTACCTGGCCTGGATCAGTCTGGGCGCGGGCACGCCGACGCTGGACGCCGAGGGCCCATTGAACGAAACGGTGGAGGTTACAGCACTGGACGCCAACGAAATCCGGGGCGTGCTGAGCCAATTCACTGGCCCCCAGAAACAGGTTCCCCCCCAGTACAGCGCCATCCAGGTGGGCGGGCAGCGGGCCTACGCGGTGGCACGGGCCGGGGGTGAGCTGGCGTTGCCCGCACGCGACGTGACGATTCACTCGCTGGAGTTGCTAGGTGTTTACCCCTGCGTCCAGGCTGCGCCACGGACCTTTGATCCGCAGGGCTGGAATCCCGCCGAGACGGGGCTGATCTTCACCCTGCCGGAGGCGCTCGGAGAGTTTCCCACCCTGCTCCTGCGCGCCAGTGTAGGCAGCGGCACCTATCTGCGCTCGCTGGCGCGGGATGTGGGCGCAGCCCTGGGTTTGCCTGCCCACCTGTCGGGGCTGGTGCGGACGCGCGTGGGCCGTTACAGCCTCGCCGACGCGGTCCGGCTGGAGGACCTGGAAACGGCTTTCGGCCTGAGTGACCTGGACGCGCTGGACTTTCCACACATTGAGGCCGACGGGCAGCTCGCCCGGGAACTGCGCCAGGGCAAGCGCCCCCAGCGTCCCGAAGTGGGACGGCATGTGGTGACCCTGGGCGGCGAGCTGGTGGCCGTGGTGGACGGTGACGGCGAGCGGTTGAAGGTGGTGCGGGCCTGGGCGTGA
- the gatA gene encoding Asp-tRNA(Asn)/Glu-tRNA(Gln) amidotransferase subunit GatA, translating into MSLPSTDPPSAAELVRAVQARETTPATLLDAARARAGAVNDLNALISLNDQAGEQAAAVQARLDGGEVLPLAGLPVIIKDNLNLTGTRTTCGSRMLEHYVSPYTATAVQRLLSAGAVVVGKANMDEFAMGSSGESSAYGPTLNPWDRARVTGGTSSGSAAVVAAGLTSVSLGSDTGGSVRQPAALCGVYGLKPTYGRVSRYGLVAHASSLDQIGPLTRRAADLALIMNVIAGHDSRDATSVDAPPAFAAGTPEALRGLRVGVITESLGGNTAGVSAVLNTTLDALRGAGASVGEVSLPALKHAIATYYLISMPEASSNLARYDGMVYGTREPGGDVLGSMTRTRERGFGREVQRRIMIGTYALSSGYYDAYYSKATRVRRLIANEFSAAFGQFDVLVTPTSPFPAFRLGEKMDDPLTMYAADVDTVAVNLAGLPALSVPAGFEEVDGKRLPVGIQLIAPALQDELLVRIAGGLEGIGAVRAELAPAH; encoded by the coding sequence ATGTCGCTCCCGTCCACTGACCCGCCGTCTGCCGCCGAACTCGTCCGTGCGGTACAGGCCCGTGAAACCACGCCCGCCACTCTGCTGGATGCAGCCCGTGCCCGCGCCGGGGCGGTGAACGATCTGAACGCGCTGATCAGCCTGAACGATCAGGCCGGGGAGCAGGCGGCAGCGGTGCAGGCTCGTCTGGATGGGGGTGAGGTTCTTCCTCTGGCCGGGTTGCCGGTCATCATCAAGGACAACCTCAACCTGACGGGCACGCGCACCACCTGCGGAAGCCGGATGTTGGAACACTATGTCAGTCCGTACACCGCCACCGCGGTGCAACGCCTCCTCTCGGCGGGCGCGGTGGTGGTGGGCAAGGCCAACATGGATGAATTTGCCATGGGCAGCTCTGGCGAGAGCAGCGCTTATGGTCCAACTCTGAATCCCTGGGACAGGGCGCGGGTCACAGGGGGCACCAGCAGCGGCAGCGCGGCGGTGGTGGCGGCGGGCCTGACCTCCGTCAGTCTGGGCAGCGATACGGGTGGCTCGGTACGTCAGCCGGCTGCGCTGTGCGGCGTGTACGGCCTGAAACCCACCTACGGGCGGGTCAGCCGCTACGGTCTGGTGGCCCATGCCAGCAGCCTGGATCAGATTGGCCCCCTGACCCGCCGCGCCGCCGATCTGGCGCTGATCATGAACGTCATCGCCGGACATGACTCGCGCGACGCCACCAGCGTGGACGCGCCGCCCGCCTTCGCTGCTGGGACCCCTGAAGCCCTACGCGGTCTGCGTGTGGGCGTGATCACGGAAAGTCTGGGTGGCAACACGGCAGGGGTCAGCGCCGTCCTGAACACCACACTGGACGCCCTGCGCGGTGCGGGCGCCAGCGTGGGTGAGGTCAGCCTGCCCGCCCTGAAGCACGCCATCGCCACCTATTACCTGATCTCCATGCCCGAGGCCAGCAGCAACCTGGCCCGCTACGACGGCATGGTCTATGGCACCCGGGAACCGGGCGGCGACGTGCTGGGCAGCATGACCCGAACCCGTGAGCGCGGCTTTGGGCGCGAAGTCCAGCGCCGGATCATGATCGGCACCTACGCTCTGAGCAGCGGCTACTACGATGCCTATTACAGCAAGGCCACTCGCGTGCGAAGGTTGATTGCCAATGAGTTCAGCGCCGCCTTCGGACAATTCGATGTCCTAGTCACACCCACCAGCCCTTTTCCAGCCTTCCGCCTGGGCGAGAAGATGGACGATCCGTTGACCATGTACGCCGCCGACGTGGACACTGTGGCCGTCAATCTTGCGGGCCTGCCTGCCCTGAGCGTCCCCGCCGGGTTTGAGGAGGTGGACGGCAAGCGTTTGCCCGTGGGCATTCAATTGATTGCCCCCGCATTGCAAGACGAGTTGCTGGTCAGGATTGCGGGCGGATTGGAAGGTATCGGAGCGGTGCGGGCGGAACTGGCACCGGCCCATTAG